One Alnus glutinosa chromosome 3, dhAlnGlut1.1, whole genome shotgun sequence genomic region harbors:
- the LOC133864928 gene encoding probable 2-oxoglutarate-dependent dioxygenase At3g50210 isoform X1, whose protein sequence is MATDFKSIPIIDVSPLLARCDDPKMAEDPGVSEVVRQLDQACKEAGFFYVKGHGIPDSLIKEVKKVSHSFFQLPHEEKVKIKMTAATGFRGYQRIGENITKGVPDMHEAIDCYREVKEGMYGELGKTMQGCNQWPSNPPNFKELMEEYISLCKDLSRKILRGVALALGGSPDEFEGERAGDAFWVMRIIGYPGVPTTNGPDPRNDIGCGAHTDYGLLTLVNQDDDITALQVRNLSGEWISAPPIPGTFVCNIGDMLKIYSNGLYDSTLHRVTNNSPRYRVCVAYFYETNFETAVEPLEICIQRTAGAKKFERAVYGEHLVSKVLTNFD, encoded by the exons ATGGCCACCGATTTCAAGTCCATCCCAATAATCG ATGTAAGTCCTCTTCTGGCCAGGTGTGATGATCCAAAAATGGCGGAGGACCCAGGCGTGTCTGAAGTTGTTAGACAATTAGACCAGGCTTGCAAAGAGGCGGGATTCTTCTACGTG AAGGGCCATGGTATTCCCGATTCCCTCATTAAAGAGGTGAAAAAAGTGAGCCACAGTTTTTTTCAACTTCCACatgaagaaaaagttaaaaTCAAGATGACTGCCGCAACTGGGTTCAG AGGATACCAGAGAATCGGAGAAAATATAACCAAAGGCGTGCCCGACATGCACGAAGCTATTGAT TGCTATAGAGAAGTGAAAGAAGGTATGTATGGAGAGCTTGGCAAAACTATGCAAGGATGTAACCAATG GCCAAGTAATCCTCCGAACTTTAAAGAACTAATGGAGGAGTATATTAGCCTCTGCAAAG ACCTTTCAAGGAAAATTTTGCGGGGAGTTGCTTTAGCATTGGGGGGGTCACCAGATGAATTTGAAGGTGAAAGAGCTGGGGATGCATTTTGGGTGATGCGAATTATAGGTTACCCAGGCGTGCCAACAACGAATGGTCCAGACCCCAGAAATGACATTGGATG TGGAGCTCACACTGACTATG GTTTGTTGACATTGGTTAATCAGGATGATGATATAACTGCACTACAG GTAAGAAACCTGTCTGGCGAATGGATATCAGCTCCTCCAATTCCTGGAACATTTGTCTGCAACATTGGTGACATGCTGAAG ATTTACTCAAATGGTTTGTATGACTCAACCTTGCACCGGGTTACCAACAACTCTCCAAGATATCGGGTCTGTGTAGCCTACTTCTATGAG ACAAACTTTGAGACCGCAGTGGAGCCTTTGGAAATTTGTATACAGAGGACAGCAGGAGCTAAGAAGTTCGAAAGAGCTGTTTATGGAGAGCATTTAGTGAGCAAGGTCCTGACAAATTTCGATTAG
- the LOC133863671 gene encoding beta-1,4-xylosyltransferase IRX14, giving the protein MKFSAWQQSYANKRSSSFRASSGPLDSSSDGSIKSASAIFWLVLHGLCCLISLVLGYRFSRLVFFLVFSSPAANLYTSPFRSASELAQTLSLYSTPAATNLELPAANRTAGITASPSSRVVVGRHGIRIRPWPHPNPVEVMQAHRIIERVQTEQRLQFGFKNPRTVIVVTPTYVRTFQALHLTGVMHSLMNVPYDLVWIVVEAGGATNETASIIAKSELRTIHVGFRQRMPSSWVERHRLEARMRLHALRIVREKKLDGIVMFADDSNMHSMELFDEIQNVKWVGALSVGILAHSSDTGEESSASVIQKEDEENRAVPVQGPACNSSNQLVGWHTFNSIPYAGKSATYIGDREIVLPRKLEWAGFVLNSRLLWKDAEERPEWVKDLDTLDHADEDVETPLSLLKDVSLVEPLGSCGRQIMLWWLRVEARADSKFPPGWIIDPPLEITIPSKRTPWPDAPPELPSNEKVLTGVQEHIVKHSSKTRTSRSKRSSRSKRKRDTKIVEPQLPVRHSEN; this is encoded by the exons ATGAAGTTCTCGGCGTGGCAGCAGAGCTACGCGAACAAGCGGAGCAGCAGCTTCAGGGCGTCCTCGGGGCCGTTGGATTCTTCATCGGACGGCTCCATCAAGTCCGCGTCGGCGATCTTCTGGCTGGTCCTCCATGGCCTCTGCTGCCTCATCAGCCTCGTCCTCGGCTACCGCTTCTCGCGCCTCGTCTTCTTCCTCGTCTTCTCCTCCCCCGCAGCCAACCTCTACACGTCGCCGTTTCGCTCAGCCTCCGAACTCGCCCAAACCCTCAGCCTATACTCCACTCCGGCCGCCACGAATCTCGAGCTGCCGGCGGCGAATAGAACGGCCGGCATCACCGCGAGCCCGAGCAGCCGGGTAGTGGTCGGGCGGCACGGGATCCGAATCCGGCCGTGGCCGCACCCGAACCCGGTGGAGGTCATGCAGGCGCACCGAATCATCGAGCGGGTCCAGACAGAGCAGAGGCTCCAGTTCGGGTTCAAGAACCCTAGGACTGTGATCGTGGTGACTCCGACCTACGTGCGGACGTTCCAGGCGCTGCACTTGACTGGAGTGATGCACTCGCTCATGAACGTGCCTTACGATCTCGTGTGGATCGTTGTGGAGGCCGGCGGGGCCACCAACGAGACCGCTTCGATCATCGCCAAATCGGAGTTACGGACTATCCACGTCGGGTTCCGTCAACGGATGCCAAGTTCGTGGGTGGAACGGCACCGTTTGGAGGCTCGGATGCGGCTTCACGCTTTGAG AATTGTGAGAGAAAAGAAGCTGGATGGGATTGTGATGTTTGCAGACGATAGTAATATGCATAGTATGGAGCTCTTTGATGAGATACAGAATGTCAAATGGGTTGGTGCTCTTTCGGTTGGGATACTTGCTCATTCGAGTGATACGGGCGAAGAATCATCAGCATCTGTGATTCAGAAAGAGGATGAGGAGAACCGGGCAGTGCCTGTCCAAGGTCCTGCGTGTAACTCGTCTAATCAGTTGGTTGGTTGGCACACCTTTAATTCCATACCCTATGCGGGGAAGAGTGCTACTTACATTGGTGACAGGGAGATTGTGTTGCCCAGGAAGCTTGAATGGGCTGGGTTTGTGTTGAATTCCCGGTTGCTTTGGAAGGATGCTGAAGAGAGGCCGGAGTGGGTGAAGGATCTTGATACATTAGATCATGCGGATGAGGATGTAGAGACTCCATTATCTCTACTGAAGGACGTTTCTTTGGTGGAGCCACTTGGAAGCTGTGGACGGCAAATCATGCTCTGGTGGCTCCGGGTTGAAGCTCGTGCTGATAGCAAATTTCCTCCTGG ATGGATAATTGACCCTCCTTTGGAGATTACCATCCCATCGAAACGTACGCCATGGCCAGATGCTCCTCCTGAACTCCCATCTAATGAGAAAGTATTGACTGGTGTCCAAGAACACATAGTGAAGCATTCTTCAAAGACTCGAACATCCAGATCTAAACGCAGTTCTCGAAGTAAGAGAAAGCGCGACACAAAAATAGTAGAGCCGCAGCTTCCTGTGAGGCATTCTGAAAACTGA
- the LOC133863533 gene encoding probable WRKY transcription factor 7 isoform X2: MAVEFVMEYRNNNNFRAQMEENAVQEAASGLESVEKLIRLLSQSQQHQQQQQYQSSSSSCSKPSMEMEAVADVAVSKFKKVISLLGRTRTGHARFRRGPLASQTQEKEKPAASEPTRVYYATPIQQIPPLSHHHNTNQFQYGESFVPKNGVIERKESSTTINFSYSSAATSFMSSLTGDTDSKQPSSSSAFQITNLSQVSSVGKPPLSSSSLKRKCSSDNLGSGKCAGSSGRCHCSKKRKMRLKRVVRIPAISLKMADIPPDDYSWRKYGQKPIKGSPHPRGYYKCSSVRGCPARKHVERALDDPSMLVVTYEGDHNHSLSLAEASNLILESS; this comes from the exons ATGGCCGTAGAGTTCGTGATGGAGTACAGGAACAACAACAATTTCAGAGCGCAAATGGAAGAGAACGCTGTGCAGGAAGCAGCGTCTGGGCTCGAGAGCGTGGAGAAGCTGATTAGATTGCTTTCTCAGAGTCAGCAGCACCAGCAACAACAGCAATACCAGTCGTCCTCCTCGAGTTGTTCGAAACCGTCCATGGAAATGGAGGCCGTGGCGGACGTCGCCGTTTCAAAGTTCAAGAAGGTTATTTCTCTTCTGGGTCGGACCAGGACCGGCCATGCTCGCTTCAGAAGAGGTCCTTTGGCTTCCCAAAcccaagagaaagagaagcccGCAGCTTCTGAGCCCACCAGAGTCTACTACGCCACCCCGATCCAGCAGATCCCACCTCTTTCTCACCACCACAACACCAATCAATTCCAATACGGCGAGTCGTTTGTGCCCAAGAATGGTGTCATTGAGAGGAAGGAGTCGTCGACGACGATTAATTTCTCCTATTCCTCTGCGGCGACCTCGTTCATGTCGTCCTTGACTGGAGACACCGACAGCAAGCAGCCTTCGTCGTCTTCGGCTTTCCAAATCACGAATCTTTCTCAGGTTTCCTCAGTCGGAAAGCCGCCTTTGTCTTCCTCCTCTTTGAAGAGGAAGTGTAGCTCCGACAACTTGGGTTCCGGCAAGTGCGCTGGCTCCTCTGGTCGCTGCCACTGCTCCAAGAAGAg AAAAATGAGGTTGAAGAGGGTGGTGAGGATTCCGGCTATTAGCTTGAAGATGGCTGATATTCCACCCGACGATTATTCTTGGAGGAAGTACGGACAGAAGCCGATTAAGGGCTCTCCTCATCCAAG GGGTTACTACAAGTGTAGCAGCGTGAGAGGGTGCCCAGCACGTAAACACGTGGAGAGAGCTCTGGATGATCCATCTATGCTAGTTGTGACCTACGAGGGCGACCACAACCACTCTCTTTCTCTTGCCGAGGCATCCAATCTCATCCTAGAGTCCTCTTAA
- the LOC133864988 gene encoding uncharacterized protein LOC133864988 gives MRPKIPSIPLLSSHSSSFPTLNSLMASSLTRTHHSDPPQDDLDDGLCSDPQLQEERERSASDTSPFGLGSPSRCLTGESRVERAWAHWAKLGRPKLIVAPMVDNSELPFRMLCRKYGAEAAYTPMLHSRIFTENEKYRSQEFTTCQEDRPLFVQFCANDPEILLEAARRAEPFCDYVDINLGCPQRIARRGYYGAFLMDNLPLVKSLVQKLALNLHVPVSCKIRVFPDLQDTINYARMLEDAGCSLLAVHGRTRDEKDGKKFRADWEAIRAVKNAVGIPVLANGNIRHMDDVQDCLEKTGADGVLSAESLLENPALFAGYRAAESVVGSEGNDKEGKLDQTDLLVEYLKFCERHPVPWRMIRSHVHKMLGDWFRLHPDVREDLNSQSKLTFEFLYNIVDRLREQGTRIPLYLKDTHEERVPADGLASRNV, from the exons ATGAGACCCAAAATTCCCTCTATACCCCTCCTCTCTTCGCACAGTTCCTCCTTCCCAACACTCAATTCTCTCATGGCCTCCTCTCTTACCCGAACCCACCATTCCGACCCTCCCCAAGACGACTTAGACGACGGCCTATGCTCCGACCCGCAATTACAAGAGGAAAGAGAGCGGTCTGCGTCTGATACGTCGCCTTTTGGCTTGGGTTCGCCGAGCCGATGCTTGACCGGAGAGTCCCGGGTCGAGCGGGCATGGGCTCACTGGGCCAAACTGGGACGGCCCAAGCTGATAGTCGCTCCGATGGTGGATAACTCGGAGCTGCCGTTTCGAATGCTTTGCCGTAAGTACGGCGCCGAGGCCGCGTACACGCCCATGTTGCACTCTCGCATTTTTACCGAGAACGAGAAGTACCGTAGCCAGGAATTCACCACTTGCCAG GAGGATCGCCCATTGTTTGTCCAATTTTGTGCGAATGATCCAGAAATTTTGTTGGAGGCTGCACGGAGAGCTGAACCTTTTTGTGATTATGTTGACATCAATTTGGG TTGTCCTCAGCGTATTGCTAGGAGGGGCTATTATGGAGCTTTTCTTATGGATAATCTTCCTCTCGTAAAATCTCTCGTTCAAAAGTTGGCTCTCAACCTTCATGTTCCTGTGTCGTGCAAAATCCGAGTATTCCCAGATTTGCAGGATACAATTAACTATGCTAGGATGCTAGAGGATGCCGGTTGCTCTCTTTTAGCTGTGCATGGCCGAACCAGAGATGAGAAAGACGGAAAGAAATTTCGGGCAGACTGGGAAGCTATCAGGGCTGTGAAAAATGCGGTTGGTATCCCAGTCCTTGCAAATGGGAACATTCGACACATGGATGATGTTCAGGATTGTTTGGAGAAGACTGGTGCTGATGGGGTGCTTTCTGCTGAGTCTCTACTTGAGAATCCAGCTCTTTTTGCTGGATATCGAGCTGCTGAATCGGTAGTGGGCAGTGAAGGAAATGATAAAGAGGGAAAACTGGACCAGACAGACCTACTGGTGGAGTATTTGAAGTTTTGTGAAAGACACCCTGTGCCATGGAGAATGATTCGTTCTCATGTGCACAAGATGTTGGGAGACTGGTTCAGGCTGCATCCAGATGTGAGGGAGGATCTAAACTCCCAATCCAAACTGACATTTGAATTTCTTTATAACATAGTTGATCGACTTAGGGAGCAGGGCACAAGAATTCCACTTTATCTGAAGGATACTCATGAAGAGAGAGTTCCAGCAGATGGACTAGCATCCAGAAATGTTTGA
- the LOC133863533 gene encoding probable WRKY transcription factor 7 isoform X1: MAVEFVMEYRNNNNFRAQMEENAVQEAASGLESVEKLIRLLSQSQQHQQQQQYQSSSSSCSKPSMEMEAVADVAVSKFKKVISLLGRTRTGHARFRRGPLASQTQEKEKPAASEPTRVYYATPIQQIPPLSHHHNTNQFQYGESFVPKNGVIERKESSTTINFSYSSAATSFMSSLTGDTDSKQPSSSSAFQITNLSQVSSVGKPPLSSSSLKRKCSSDNLGSGKCAGSSGRCHCSKKSRKMRLKRVVRIPAISLKMADIPPDDYSWRKYGQKPIKGSPHPRGYYKCSSVRGCPARKHVERALDDPSMLVVTYEGDHNHSLSLAEASNLILESS, from the exons ATGGCCGTAGAGTTCGTGATGGAGTACAGGAACAACAACAATTTCAGAGCGCAAATGGAAGAGAACGCTGTGCAGGAAGCAGCGTCTGGGCTCGAGAGCGTGGAGAAGCTGATTAGATTGCTTTCTCAGAGTCAGCAGCACCAGCAACAACAGCAATACCAGTCGTCCTCCTCGAGTTGTTCGAAACCGTCCATGGAAATGGAGGCCGTGGCGGACGTCGCCGTTTCAAAGTTCAAGAAGGTTATTTCTCTTCTGGGTCGGACCAGGACCGGCCATGCTCGCTTCAGAAGAGGTCCTTTGGCTTCCCAAAcccaagagaaagagaagcccGCAGCTTCTGAGCCCACCAGAGTCTACTACGCCACCCCGATCCAGCAGATCCCACCTCTTTCTCACCACCACAACACCAATCAATTCCAATACGGCGAGTCGTTTGTGCCCAAGAATGGTGTCATTGAGAGGAAGGAGTCGTCGACGACGATTAATTTCTCCTATTCCTCTGCGGCGACCTCGTTCATGTCGTCCTTGACTGGAGACACCGACAGCAAGCAGCCTTCGTCGTCTTCGGCTTTCCAAATCACGAATCTTTCTCAGGTTTCCTCAGTCGGAAAGCCGCCTTTGTCTTCCTCCTCTTTGAAGAGGAAGTGTAGCTCCGACAACTTGGGTTCCGGCAAGTGCGCTGGCTCCTCTGGTCGCTGCCACTGCTCCAAGAAGAg CAGAAAAATGAGGTTGAAGAGGGTGGTGAGGATTCCGGCTATTAGCTTGAAGATGGCTGATATTCCACCCGACGATTATTCTTGGAGGAAGTACGGACAGAAGCCGATTAAGGGCTCTCCTCATCCAAG GGGTTACTACAAGTGTAGCAGCGTGAGAGGGTGCCCAGCACGTAAACACGTGGAGAGAGCTCTGGATGATCCATCTATGCTAGTTGTGACCTACGAGGGCGACCACAACCACTCTCTTTCTCTTGCCGAGGCATCCAATCTCATCCTAGAGTCCTCTTAA
- the LOC133864928 gene encoding probable 2-oxoglutarate-dependent dioxygenase At3g50210 isoform X2: MAEDPGVSEVVRQLDQACKEAGFFYVKGHGIPDSLIKEVKKVSHSFFQLPHEEKVKIKMTAATGFRGYQRIGENITKGVPDMHEAIDCYREVKEGMYGELGKTMQGCNQWPSNPPNFKELMEEYISLCKDLSRKILRGVALALGGSPDEFEGERAGDAFWVMRIIGYPGVPTTNGPDPRNDIGCGAHTDYGLLTLVNQDDDITALQVRNLSGEWISAPPIPGTFVCNIGDMLKIYSNGLYDSTLHRVTNNSPRYRVCVAYFYETNFETAVEPLEICIQRTAGAKKFERAVYGEHLVSKVLTNFD; the protein is encoded by the exons ATGGCGGAGGACCCAGGCGTGTCTGAAGTTGTTAGACAATTAGACCAGGCTTGCAAAGAGGCGGGATTCTTCTACGTG AAGGGCCATGGTATTCCCGATTCCCTCATTAAAGAGGTGAAAAAAGTGAGCCACAGTTTTTTTCAACTTCCACatgaagaaaaagttaaaaTCAAGATGACTGCCGCAACTGGGTTCAG AGGATACCAGAGAATCGGAGAAAATATAACCAAAGGCGTGCCCGACATGCACGAAGCTATTGAT TGCTATAGAGAAGTGAAAGAAGGTATGTATGGAGAGCTTGGCAAAACTATGCAAGGATGTAACCAATG GCCAAGTAATCCTCCGAACTTTAAAGAACTAATGGAGGAGTATATTAGCCTCTGCAAAG ACCTTTCAAGGAAAATTTTGCGGGGAGTTGCTTTAGCATTGGGGGGGTCACCAGATGAATTTGAAGGTGAAAGAGCTGGGGATGCATTTTGGGTGATGCGAATTATAGGTTACCCAGGCGTGCCAACAACGAATGGTCCAGACCCCAGAAATGACATTGGATG TGGAGCTCACACTGACTATG GTTTGTTGACATTGGTTAATCAGGATGATGATATAACTGCACTACAG GTAAGAAACCTGTCTGGCGAATGGATATCAGCTCCTCCAATTCCTGGAACATTTGTCTGCAACATTGGTGACATGCTGAAG ATTTACTCAAATGGTTTGTATGACTCAACCTTGCACCGGGTTACCAACAACTCTCCAAGATATCGGGTCTGTGTAGCCTACTTCTATGAG ACAAACTTTGAGACCGCAGTGGAGCCTTTGGAAATTTGTATACAGAGGACAGCAGGAGCTAAGAAGTTCGAAAGAGCTGTTTATGGAGAGCATTTAGTGAGCAAGGTCCTGACAAATTTCGATTAG